A stretch of Camelina sativa cultivar DH55 chromosome 18, Cs, whole genome shotgun sequence DNA encodes these proteins:
- the LOC109130431 gene encoding uncharacterized protein LOC109130431 has product MNNAFLQGTLQDEVYVSQPPGFVDRDRKHHVRRLRKALYGLKQVPRAWYQELRRFLVESGFKASLADSSLFIFKHGQSYLYVLVYVDDIIIAGPPPLVSEFNTLLVRRFSLKDLGPLSYFLGIEATRTSKGLHLMQRKYITDLLAKTNMLTAKPVPTLMSTSTKLTVLSGTPLVDVTKYKMVVGSLQYLTFTRPDIAFPAAKRVLRYLAGTRNLGSFLRNDAPQVTSFLFVQVTSFFVQVTSLTVHAFSDADWGQDKATYVSTNAYIVYFGGSPVSWSSKKQRSVSRSSTEAEYRAVANTASELQWICSLLTEMGINLPTAPVIYCDNMGATYLCANPVLHSKMKHVAIDYHFV; this is encoded by the exons ATGAACAATGCGTTTCTTCAAGGGACTCTGCAGGACGAGGTATATGTCTCTCAACCGCCTGGTTTTGTGGATCGTGACCGTAAACATCATGTACGTCGCCTCCGGAAAGCTTTATACGGTTTAAAACAAGTTCCACGGGCGTGGTATCAGGAGTTACGTCGGTTTCTTGTTGAGTCCGGTTTCAAGGCATCCTTGGCTGATAGTTCCTTGTTCATTTTCAAACATGGCCAGTCATATCTTTATGTGCtagtctatgttgatgatatcataaTTGCCGGACCGCCTCCTTTGGTTAGTGAATTCAATACCTTGTTGGTTCGCCGTTTTTCTCTTAAGGATCTTGGCCCATTGAGTTATTTTTTGGGTATTGAGGCAACGAGAACATCAAAGGGACTGCACTTAATGCAACGGAAGTACATCACCGATCTCCTGGCAAAAACGAACATGCTTACTGCCAAACCAGTTCCTACTCTGATGTCCACTTCCACGAAACTCACTGTGCTCTCCGGTACGCCATTGGTGGATGTCACGAAATACAAAATGGTGGTTGGGAGCCTTCAATATCTCACATTTACGCGTCCTGATATTGCCTTTCCG GCCGCAAAGAGGGTTCTTCGATATTTGGCTGGAACACGTAACCTTGGTAGTTTTCTCAGGAATGATGCTCCGCAAGTTACTTCGTTTCTTTTTGTCCAagttacttctttttttgtccaaGTTACTTCGCTCACGGTTCATGCGTTCTCAGATGCCGATTGGGGTCAGGACAAGGCGACTTATGTGTCCACAAATGCGTACATAGTTTACTTTGGTGGCAGTCCTGTCTCGTGGTCTTCGAAGAAACAAAGGAGTGTCTCTCGTTCCTCCACGGAAGCTGAGTACCGTGCCGTTGCGAACACGGCATCTGAACTACAGTGGATATGTTCTCTATTAACCGAGATGGGTATTAATCTTCCGACAGCACCGGTTATCTACTGTGACAATATGGGTGCCACCTACCTATGTGCAAACCCTGTTTTACATTCTAAGATGAAGCATGTAGCTATTGATTATCACTTCGTCTGA
- the LOC109130432 gene encoding ras-related protein RABD2b-like: MQWDTTGQERFRTITSSYYRGAHGIIFTISTDEESFNNVKQWLNEIDRYASENVNKILVGKQERSHITESCVQFLAERYNFYLKDNNIVVVSSLVAQAFADELGIPFLDTSANNATNVDRAFMAMTAALKTRLDDIITSLEKTAYEAGVAKSMKKERVSFRDQLGGELAEVIGMSDRAEPDMEEESHVGKY; encoded by the exons ATGCAGTGGGACACAACTGGCCAAGAACGTTTCAGGACAATCACTAGCAGCTACTACAGAGGAGCTCATGGAATCATT TTTACTATCTCCACTGACGAAGAGAGCTTCAACAACGTCAAACAATGGCTGAATGAAATTGACCGTTACGCTAGTGAAAATGTGAACAAGATACTGGTTGGGAAACAAGAACGATCTCACATCACAGAAAGTTGTGTCCAGTTCTTAGCTGAAAGATACAACTTTTATCTGAAAGACAATAACATTGTTGTTGTCTCCTCTCTCGTCGCGCAGGCTTTTGCAGATGAACTTGGAATCCCATTCTTGGATACAAGCGCTAACAATGCAACCAATGTGGATAGGGCTTTCATGGCCATGACTGCCGCACTTAAGACGAGGCTAG ATGACATTATTACTAGCTTAGAGAAGACCGCATATGAAGCGGGTGTGGCTAAGAgcatgaagaaagagagagtgagctTCCGGGATCAACTAGGAGGAGAGCTGGCTGAGGTTATTGGGATGTCAGATAGAGCAGAGCCAGACATGGAAGAAGAAAGCCACGTTGGGAAATATTAA